One window of the Glycocaulis alkaliphilus genome contains the following:
- a CDS encoding MgtC/SapB family protein codes for MLDPLIIPSTINLIAAVLLGALIGFERQWRQRLAGLRTNTLVALGSASFVVFSTLFGGDEVSPTRVAAQVVSGVGFIGAGIIFREGFNVRGLNTAATLWCAAAVGVLAGAGALVYALIVAVLVVLVNLLLRPLAAKINRQPMDSAELPAGYAVTIVCRGEEEAHIRALLLQGVASGGLHLQALDSENIEESERVEVSAELTSDTRADKTLEQIVGRLSLEAAVTAARWRISDMDR; via the coding sequence ATGCTTGATCCGCTGATCATCCCGTCCACCATCAATCTGATCGCCGCTGTCCTGCTGGGCGCGCTGATCGGGTTTGAGCGGCAATGGCGCCAGCGCCTTGCGGGCCTGCGCACCAACACGCTCGTGGCGCTGGGCTCAGCCAGTTTTGTCGTATTCTCCACCCTGTTCGGCGGGGATGAGGTGAGCCCCACGCGCGTGGCCGCGCAGGTCGTCTCCGGGGTCGGCTTTATCGGGGCCGGGATCATTTTCCGTGAAGGCTTCAATGTGCGCGGCCTCAACACCGCCGCCACGCTCTGGTGCGCTGCCGCGGTGGGGGTGCTCGCCGGGGCTGGTGCGCTGGTCTACGCACTGATCGTCGCAGTGCTGGTGGTGCTGGTGAACCTTCTGCTGCGCCCGCTGGCCGCGAAGATAAACCGTCAGCCCATGGACAGCGCCGAACTGCCCGCAGGCTATGCCGTCACCATTGTCTGCCGGGGCGAGGAAGAAGCCCATATCCGCGCGCTCCTGCTGCAGGGCGTGGCTTCCGGCGGGCTGCATCTGCAAGCTCTCGACAGCGAGAATATCGAGGAGAGCGAGCGGGTGGAGGTTAGCGCCGAACTCACCTCGGATACCCGCGCCGACAAGACGCTGGAGCAGATCGTCGGACGGCTGAGCCTTGAAGCGGCCGTTACCGCCGCCCGCTGGCGCATATCCGATATGGACCGCTAA